In Leptodesmis sichuanensis A121, the following are encoded in one genomic region:
- a CDS encoding URC4/urg3 family protein, with translation MSLNLKFCAIKDLAAQVAYLRSPIAIRDRCTQLFQLACSDQLRYFRCDFSQLERVADYGIAVIRQQYPDLQIPFHSRWRHFEGGNGSRLNLLNTQLQNLSPLEKAQAKFDLAIVSVLLDAGAGATWQYIEEQSRQTYRRSEGLAVASFWMFCQGAFSSDPTRLQVDAIALQTLNETTLAEGLQVSATNPLVGLQGRTQLLQQLGETLSRYPQLFRSDSSSLLRPGHLVNYLLNQAENGQIAATQVLSAVLTGFSDIWPGRITLAGTNLGDTWPHPALASPHPPDADGINRLSTLPPQSPIPDPRSLIPFHKLSQWLTYSLLEPLQELGLEITELNALTGLPEYRNGGLFVDLGVLQVKDKIVLHQAQRPGSEAIVEWRALTVILLDQVAEIMRQKLNLTAAELPLVKVLQGGTWAAGRQIAAELRPEGTPPIQIESDGTVF, from the coding sequence ATGAGCCTGAATCTAAAGTTTTGTGCCATTAAAGATCTTGCGGCCCAGGTTGCCTACTTGCGATCTCCGATCGCGATTCGCGATCGCTGTACCCAACTGTTTCAACTGGCCTGTTCCGATCAGTTGCGCTACTTCCGGTGCGACTTCAGCCAGTTGGAACGAGTGGCGGATTACGGGATTGCCGTCATCCGTCAGCAGTATCCCGATTTACAAATTCCCTTTCATAGCCGTTGGCGACATTTTGAAGGGGGAAATGGCTCCCGGTTAAACCTGCTGAATACCCAACTGCAAAACCTGTCCCCTCTGGAAAAAGCCCAGGCCAAATTTGATTTAGCGATCGTCAGTGTACTTCTGGATGCCGGAGCCGGAGCCACCTGGCAGTACATCGAAGAACAAAGCAGACAAACCTATCGCCGCTCCGAAGGACTGGCCGTTGCCAGCTTCTGGATGTTCTGTCAGGGAGCCTTCTCCAGTGATCCAACTCGTTTGCAAGTGGATGCGATCGCCCTCCAGACCCTCAATGAAACGACTCTTGCTGAAGGCTTGCAAGTTAGTGCAACCAATCCATTAGTAGGTTTACAGGGTCGTACCCAGTTGCTGCAACAGTTGGGTGAAACCTTATCTCGGTATCCCCAGTTGTTTCGATCCGACTCGTCCTCGCTCCTCCGTCCTGGCCATCTGGTGAACTACTTACTCAACCAGGCTGAAAACGGCCAGATAGCCGCGACCCAGGTTCTTAGTGCAGTTTTAACAGGCTTTAGCGACATCTGGCCCGGACGCATTACCCTGGCAGGCACCAACCTCGGCGACACCTGGCCCCACCCCGCCCTTGCCTCTCCCCATCCCCCCGATGCAGACGGAATTAATCGCCTCTCTACCCTCCCCCCCCAATCCCCAATTCCCGATCCCCGATCCCTGATCCCCTTCCACAAACTTTCCCAATGGCTCACCTACTCCCTGCTAGAACCCTTACAAGAATTAGGATTGGAGATTACTGAACTGAATGCTCTCACTGGTTTGCCTGAATACCGAAATGGTGGTCTTTTCGTGGATTTAGGGGTGTTGCAGGTGAAGGACAAAATCGTCTTGCATCAAGCTCAGCGTCCTGGCTCTGAAGCGATCGTGGAATGGCGTGCGTTAACCGTGATTTTGTTAGATCAGGTCGCAGAAATCATGCGACAAAAACTCAACCTGACTGCGGCTGAACTACCGCTCGTGAAAGTCCTGCAAGGAGGTACCTGGGCCGCAGGCCGCCAAATTGCTGCCGAACTCAGACCTGAAGGAACTCCCCCAATTCAGATTGAAAGCGATGGCACAGTGTTTTAG
- a CDS encoding Uma2 family endonuclease: MGTSFLDWGMQAIACLERSRWRSLTLKTISTVLPMVSHPLRWTIRDLEAIPDDGGWKRYEIIDGELFVTRPPHIRHQDAGGNIYFELESWSRQTQLGKPFQTPGVIFSPLDAVIPDVVWISQERLATGVDEAGHLIVAPELIVEVLSPGELNEQRDKEVKLKLYSLYGVQEYWIVNWQLKTLEIYRRSDAQLRLVATLLAGDILTSPLLPEFSTAVAQIFL; the protein is encoded by the coding sequence ATGGGTACATCCTTCCTGGACTGGGGGATGCAGGCGATCGCTTGTTTGGAACGAAGTAGGTGGCGATCGCTTACACTAAAGACAATCTCGACGGTACTACCGATGGTCAGTCATCCTCTGCGTTGGACAATCCGAGATTTAGAGGCGATCCCCGATGATGGCGGTTGGAAACGCTATGAAATCATTGATGGAGAACTATTTGTGACCCGCCCTCCTCACATTCGCCATCAAGACGCAGGCGGCAATATCTATTTTGAGCTTGAAAGTTGGTCAAGACAGACGCAGTTGGGTAAACCATTCCAAACACCAGGAGTGATCTTCTCTCCCCTGGATGCAGTAATTCCCGATGTGGTCTGGATTAGCCAAGAACGGCTTGCCACTGGCGTTGATGAAGCAGGACACCTGATAGTTGCCCCTGAACTGATCGTTGAAGTACTCTCTCCTGGAGAACTCAACGAACAGCGAGATAAAGAAGTTAAACTCAAACTTTATTCTCTGTATGGAGTTCAAGAATATTGGATTGTTAACTGGCAATTGAAGACACTCGAAATTTATCGTCGCTCAGATGCTCAACTCCGACTTGTCGCTACCCTGCTCGCAGGCGACATCCTTACCTCACCACTACTGCCGGAATTCAGCACCGCCGTAGCCCAGATTTTTCTGTAA
- the upp gene encoding uracil phosphoribosyltransferase has product MSSQVILIEHPLIQHKLTLMRRAETSTAKFRSLLTEISMLLAYEVTRDLPLKYEQIKTPLAEMQAPVLAAEKKLVIVSIMRAGQGILDGMLQLIPSARVGHIGLYRDPTTLIPVEYYFKLPHDTEDRDMIVVDPMIATGNSAIAAVDRLKQTNPKSLKLVCLLAAPEGVENFHSHHPDVPIYTAGVDDKLDEHGYILPGLGDAGDRLFGTK; this is encoded by the coding sequence ATGTCTTCCCAAGTTATTCTGATTGAGCATCCCCTGATCCAACACAAGCTCACCCTGATGCGGCGGGCTGAAACCAGTACGGCAAAATTTCGATCGCTCCTGACTGAAATCAGTATGTTGCTGGCCTATGAAGTCACACGCGATCTACCGCTGAAATATGAACAGATCAAAACTCCCTTAGCAGAAATGCAAGCCCCTGTCCTGGCAGCAGAAAAGAAACTGGTGATTGTTTCAATCATGCGGGCGGGACAGGGGATTTTGGATGGTATGTTGCAACTGATTCCTTCGGCTCGTGTTGGGCATATTGGCCTGTATCGGGATCCAACCACCTTGATTCCTGTGGAGTATTACTTCAAGTTGCCCCATGATACGGAAGACCGGGACATGATCGTTGTGGATCCGATGATCGCCACGGGGAACTCCGCGATCGCCGCCGTTGATCGGTTGAAGCAAACCAACCCTAAATCCCTGAAACTGGTTTGCTTACTGGCCGCGCCGGAGGGTGTCGAAAATTTTCACAGTCACCATCCTGACGTTCCGATCTATACGGCGGGTGTGGATGACAAGTTGGATGAACATGGGTACATCCTTCCTGGACTGGGGGATGCAGGCGATCGCTTGTTTGGAACGAAGTAG
- a CDS encoding alpha/beta hydrolase, translating into MRPVSIQHREEWLEGFQGLKLFCQSWYPDSSPRAVLLLVPGLGGHSGLFSNLVQYFLPLGYTLHAYDLRGNGRSQGRRGHIHRWAEFREDLRHVLHWVQEQQPGYPCFLLGHSLGSVITLDYGLHYPAEAQWLQGVIAIAPALGQVGVSPIKIALGRLLSGIWPQFSLPTSWDRSTASRDPAFVATATQDPLRHSWVSARLSTEYFATVDWIQSHAADWPLPLLILQGEDDRVVSPESSHIFFQHVTLPDKEWQSYPEGYHELHNDLCAAALFADLEGWLTRHLPS; encoded by the coding sequence ATGCGACCCGTCAGTATACAGCACCGTGAAGAGTGGCTTGAAGGGTTTCAAGGTCTCAAGCTCTTTTGCCAAAGCTGGTACCCAGACTCTTCACCGCGTGCCGTTTTGCTCCTGGTGCCCGGACTGGGGGGACATAGTGGTCTATTCTCCAACTTGGTGCAATATTTTCTCCCTTTGGGATATACCCTCCATGCCTATGACTTGCGTGGCAATGGTCGTTCTCAGGGAAGGCGGGGCCACATTCACCGCTGGGCTGAGTTTCGGGAAGACTTACGTCACGTTTTGCACTGGGTACAGGAACAGCAGCCGGGGTATCCCTGCTTTCTCTTGGGGCATAGTCTGGGCAGTGTGATTACCCTGGACTATGGGCTGCACTATCCTGCTGAAGCCCAGTGGCTGCAGGGGGTGATTGCCATTGCTCCAGCATTGGGTCAAGTCGGTGTCTCTCCGATCAAAATTGCTTTGGGACGGCTGCTATCAGGGATTTGGCCTCAGTTTAGCCTGCCAACCAGTTGGGATCGCAGTACAGCTTCCCGGGATCCGGCATTTGTCGCCACGGCAACTCAGGATCCCCTCCGCCATTCCTGGGTGAGTGCCCGGTTATCCACGGAATACTTTGCCACCGTAGACTGGATTCAGTCCCATGCAGCAGATTGGCCTCTACCATTGTTGATCCTCCAGGGGGAAGACGATCGCGTTGTTTCGCCAGAGTCTAGCCACATCTTCTTCCAGCATGTAACCTTACCCGATAAGGAATGGCAGTCCTACCCAGAGGGTTATCACGAACTGCACAATGATTTGTGTGCTGCCGCCCTGTTTGCCGACCTGGAAGGCTGGTTGACCCGGCATCTGCCGTCCTAG
- a CDS encoding YifB family Mg chelatase-like AAA ATPase, protein MLSRVWSASVVGIDAVKVGVEVDIAGGLPGIVVVGLPSQEVQESKERVRAAVKNAGYLFPLRKVVVNLTPADLRKEGPSFDLPISIGVLAASEQVKTDLLEEFLFLGELSLDGSLRPVAGVLAIAAAAKRMGIKGLVVPSHNVREAAVVKGLSVFGFQHLSEVGEFLSAPTQYQSAHVNGIEELERNRYSGPDLQDVKGQSHARRALEIAAAGGHNLIFVGPPGSGKTMLARRLPSIMPELTFEEALEVTQIHSVAGLLKDKGSLVATRPFRSPHHSASGPSLVGGGSFPRPGEISLAHRGILFLDELTEFKRDVLEFLRQPLEDGHVTISRTRQSVIFPAQFTLVASTNPCPCGFYGDTVQPCTCTPRSREQYWARLSGPLMDRIDLQVAVNRLKPEEITQQPNGEGSATIRERVQAARAIAQERFKGTNLRCNAEMQARNLRQWCPLDEAGRNLLEAAIRKLGLSVRASDRILKVSRTIADLAGGEALQPQHIAEAIQYRTIDRMQ, encoded by the coding sequence ATGCTTTCAAGGGTCTGGAGTGCATCGGTTGTCGGTATTGATGCCGTTAAGGTGGGGGTGGAAGTCGATATTGCAGGTGGACTACCCGGAATTGTGGTGGTCGGCTTACCGTCGCAGGAGGTACAGGAATCGAAAGAGCGAGTCAGGGCAGCGGTCAAGAATGCAGGATATCTGTTTCCTTTGCGAAAAGTCGTTGTAAATTTAACGCCTGCGGATCTCCGGAAGGAAGGCCCCAGTTTTGATTTGCCGATCAGCATTGGGGTGCTGGCCGCTTCCGAACAGGTGAAAACAGATTTGCTGGAGGAGTTCCTGTTTTTAGGCGAACTGAGTTTGGATGGAAGCTTACGTCCCGTGGCAGGGGTATTGGCGATCGCAGCCGCTGCCAAACGCATGGGCATCAAAGGACTCGTCGTTCCATCTCACAATGTCCGGGAAGCTGCCGTGGTTAAAGGCTTATCCGTCTTTGGCTTCCAACATCTATCGGAAGTGGGCGAATTTCTCAGCGCTCCTACCCAGTACCAATCTGCTCATGTCAACGGCATCGAAGAATTGGAGCGCAACCGCTACAGCGGCCCCGATTTGCAGGATGTGAAAGGCCAGTCTCATGCTCGTCGCGCCCTGGAAATTGCCGCTGCAGGAGGGCATAACTTAATTTTTGTCGGGCCACCAGGAAGTGGTAAAACCATGTTGGCCCGTCGTCTGCCCTCGATCATGCCGGAGCTAACTTTTGAAGAAGCACTGGAGGTGACGCAAATCCACTCGGTTGCCGGATTACTCAAGGATAAAGGTTCTCTGGTAGCCACCCGACCGTTTCGCAGTCCCCATCACTCCGCCTCTGGCCCTTCTCTGGTCGGGGGAGGTAGTTTTCCCCGCCCTGGTGAGATTTCCCTGGCCCACCGGGGGATCCTTTTTTTGGATGAGCTAACGGAATTTAAACGGGACGTTCTGGAATTCCTGCGGCAACCCCTGGAAGATGGCCATGTCACGATTTCCAGAACCCGACAGTCGGTGATTTTTCCGGCTCAATTTACTCTGGTGGCCAGTACTAATCCCTGTCCCTGCGGCTTTTATGGGGATACGGTACAACCCTGCACCTGCACCCCTCGATCGCGAGAACAATACTGGGCACGCCTCTCTGGCCCGTTAATGGATCGAATTGATCTGCAAGTCGCTGTCAATCGCCTGAAGCCAGAAGAGATTACCCAGCAACCGAATGGAGAAGGATCGGCCACTATCCGGGAACGAGTACAGGCGGCACGGGCGATCGCCCAGGAACGGTTTAAGGGAACTAATCTCCGCTGTAATGCCGAAATGCAGGCCCGGAATTTGCGCCAGTGGTGTCCCCTGGATGAGGCCGGACGGAATTTGCTAGAGGCGGCGATTCGTAAGTTGGGATTGTCGGTACGGGCCAGCGATCGCATTTTGAAGGTTTCGCGCACGATTGCGGACCTGGCAGGTGGTGAAGCTTTGCAGCCACAGCATATTGCTGAAGCGATTCAATATCGAACGATCGATCGTATGCAGTAA
- a CDS encoding GTP cyclohydrolase II: protein MTADKIVPRAKHIVLTSHPTRFGPKPIPIHWGESDPIKRGPIIGTLSNAAHRNVIGSHSGSYGVYRALAVASGRLQSNHRADLTNTAPAERIGPHLSWFDPDKIVSLDPFGALVGEVYPSYQEQGYDIRPTIAITKAHINMPELADAVAKGRLQLDGTLVKAGGDLVVTKAAIEPVWYLPGLAKRLQVSESELRRALFEQTGGMFPELVTRPDFHVFLPPIGGATVYIFGDPAAITDPTKPLAVRVHDECNGSDVFGSDICTCRPYLVHGIEACVQTAQEGGAGVIVYLRKEGRALGEVTKFLVYNARKRQEGGDRADAYFTRTECVAGVQDMRFQELMPDVLHWLGITRIDRFISMSNMKHDAITRSGIEIMERVPIPDDLIPMDAKVEIEAKKAAGYYTEGEVLTETGLAEIKGRSLVE, encoded by the coding sequence ATGACAGCCGATAAAATAGTTCCCAGAGCAAAACATATTGTTCTGACCTCCCACCCGACACGGTTTGGCCCGAAACCAATCCCCATTCACTGGGGAGAATCTGACCCGATTAAACGTGGTCCCATTATTGGCACGCTTTCCAATGCTGCACACCGAAATGTGATTGGCAGTCATTCTGGGTCGTATGGAGTTTACCGCGCTTTAGCTGTTGCCAGTGGCAGGCTGCAATCCAATCATCGGGCTGACCTGACGAATACCGCTCCTGCTGAACGAATTGGCCCCCATCTGTCCTGGTTTGACCCCGATAAAATTGTCTCTCTGGATCCTTTTGGTGCTCTGGTTGGGGAAGTTTATCCGTCCTACCAGGAGCAGGGCTATGATATTCGCCCCACGATCGCGATTACCAAAGCCCACATTAATATGCCGGAACTGGCCGATGCAGTCGCCAAAGGACGGTTGCAGCTAGATGGGACGCTGGTGAAAGCAGGGGGCGATCTGGTCGTCACTAAGGCAGCGATCGAACCTGTCTGGTATCTACCCGGATTAGCGAAACGGTTACAGGTCAGCGAATCGGAATTGCGCCGCGCTTTGTTTGAGCAAACAGGTGGGATGTTCCCCGAACTGGTGACTCGTCCCGATTTCCATGTCTTTTTACCACCGATCGGAGGGGCAACGGTTTACATTTTTGGTGATCCTGCCGCCATCACCGATCCGACCAAACCATTAGCCGTGCGGGTGCATGACGAATGTAATGGCTCAGATGTATTCGGCTCAGATATTTGCACCTGTCGTCCCTATCTGGTGCATGGCATTGAAGCCTGCGTACAAACGGCTCAGGAAGGAGGGGCTGGGGTCATCGTCTACTTGCGCAAGGAAGGCCGCGCCCTGGGAGAAGTCACCAAATTCCTCGTCTATAACGCCCGGAAACGGCAGGAAGGGGGTGATCGCGCCGATGCTTACTTTACCCGGACCGAATGTGTGGCCGGAGTGCAGGATATGCGCTTTCAGGAATTGATGCCGGATGTGCTGCACTGGCTGGGTATTACTCGCATCGATCGCTTCATTTCCATGAGCAATATGAAACACGATGCGATCACGCGATCGGGCATTGAAATCATGGAACGGGTGCCCATTCCTGATGACCTGATCCCAATGGATGCCAAGGTGGAAATTGAAGCCAAGAAAGCTGCAGGCTACTATACCGAGGGCGAAGTCCTCACCGAAACAGGTTTAGCGGAAATCAAAGGACGTAGTTTAGTTGAATGA
- a CDS encoding CAP domain-containing protein, with translation MFFQSSNVQFTGSSPLTPDVSNGFLTTNSSTLRDPLISDNSLRVSAASSPVTTDPGNTLGSALDLGSLSKTPTTRSDFVGSSDRNDYYRFSVSQAINFNLTLSGLSANAGVQLLGSNGSVLNTSNRAGTANEIINRTLNPGTYYVRVYQSTGNTNYTLNLADVTPASTPTPTPTPTPAPAPVADFVQRVLELTNQFRAQNGVAPLQLNAELNAAALNHSTNMALQDFFSHTGKDGSTAGDRMRQVGYVSNAWGENIAAGYATPEQVVQGWINSPGHRANMLNSRFTELGVGYYHLANDTGSVNYNNYWTQNFGSGDTNPATYLPA, from the coding sequence ATGTTTTTCCAATCATCAAATGTTCAATTTACTGGATCCTCACCTTTAACACCGGATGTATCTAACGGGTTTCTGACCACAAATTCTTCAACGCTCAGAGATCCACTCATATCAGACAATTCTCTGAGAGTTAGTGCGGCTTCATCGCCAGTAACAACGGATCCAGGAAATACATTAGGTTCTGCGCTGGATCTGGGATCATTAAGCAAAACTCCCACCACTCGTTCAGATTTTGTGGGCAGTAGCGATCGCAATGATTACTACCGTTTTTCAGTCAGTCAAGCGATAAACTTCAACCTCACTCTCAGCGGCTTGAGTGCAAATGCTGGCGTACAACTGTTGGGAAGTAATGGCTCTGTCCTCAATACGTCTAACCGGGCGGGTACAGCCAATGAAATAATCAATCGCACGCTGAACCCAGGAACCTATTACGTGCGCGTCTATCAATCCACTGGCAACACCAACTATACTCTGAACCTGGCCGATGTCACTCCCGCATCAACGCCAACTCCTACTCCAACTCCTACCCCAGCCCCAGCGCCAGTGGCAGACTTTGTGCAACGGGTTCTGGAGCTAACCAATCAGTTCCGAGCACAGAATGGGGTAGCTCCCCTTCAGTTGAATGCCGAGTTAAATGCGGCTGCCCTCAACCATTCCACAAACATGGCACTGCAAGATTTCTTTAGTCATACCGGGAAGGATGGTTCCACGGCGGGCGATCGCATGAGACAGGTCGGCTATGTATCGAACGCCTGGGGAGAAAACATTGCGGCAGGATATGCCACCCCGGAACAGGTGGTGCAAGGCTGGATCAACAGTCCAGGTCACCGAGCCAATATGCTGAACTCCAGGTTTACCGAACTGGGCGTGGGCTACTATCACCTGGCTAATGACACGGGCAGCGTCAACTACAACAACTATTGGACGCAAAATTTTGGCAGCGGTGACACCAATCCTGCAACGTATCTCCCTGCCTAA
- a CDS encoding Uma2 family endonuclease: MTTQLERKHYTVEEYFAQELPSETRSEYRNGEIVPMTGGTPDHHDIASNLVVALKLALRGKPYRIFITDQWLWIPDCTLYTYPDVMVVEKPLQLQAGCTDTGINSCFIAEVLSKSTQDYDRGGKFVAYRTIEQFQEYLLIDQYRIHVEHYVKTSAHQWLLSEYDNPDATLSFNTFELQMRVADFYEGIEITNS; the protein is encoded by the coding sequence ATGACTACCCAACTAGAGCGAAAGCACTATACCGTTGAAGAATATTTTGCACAGGAACTGCCCTCCGAAACTCGCAGTGAATACCGTAATGGAGAAATTGTTCCGATGACTGGAGGCACGCCAGATCATCATGATATTGCCAGCAATTTAGTTGTTGCTCTCAAGTTAGCGTTAAGAGGAAAACCCTACCGGATCTTCATCACCGATCAGTGGTTGTGGATTCCTGATTGCACTCTCTACACCTATCCCGATGTTATGGTTGTAGAAAAGCCCTTGCAACTTCAGGCCGGATGTACAGACACAGGAATCAATTCTTGCTTTATTGCCGAAGTGTTATCCAAGTCTACACAGGATTACGATCGTGGTGGAAAGTTCGTGGCTTATCGAACGATCGAGCAGTTTCAGGAGTATCTCCTGATTGATCAATATCGTATCCATGTTGAACATTACGTTAAAACATCGGCTCATCAGTGGCTACTTTCGGAATACGACAATCCTGATGCTACTCTGTCTTTCAACACATTTGAATTACAAATGCGAGTTGCTGATTTTTATGAAGGTATTGAAATTACTAATTCTTGA
- a CDS encoding DNA/RNA non-specific endonuclease yields MTTPATRNFSLSHPLSRWIGLGLLLSCLMITACTATQLRHFQAHNYGSVQLLMGAPSSTPGSTNKDDYLMIKPQYALSYNNSKGTANWVSWQLNASWIGDVDRCSSFRPDPTLPSDFKVVLPSDYTNSGFSRGHLARSRDRSASPTDNCATFLMTNIVPQTQDNNEGPWLELENLAKELAESGKELYIIAGPLGEGATGLKGTKTKIGKHEVTVPSSLWKIVVVLDKPGLGVKGVTANTRVIAVNIPNQLGIKTNSYKDYLTTVKELEKLTGYNFLSEVPSQIQDIIEVRQDGA; encoded by the coding sequence ATGACGACTCCAGCTACCCGGAACTTCTCCCTGTCTCACCCTCTGTCTCGCTGGATAGGCTTGGGGTTACTGTTGTCCTGTCTGATGATTACCGCCTGCACAGCAACCCAACTTCGCCATTTCCAGGCTCACAATTATGGTAGCGTTCAACTGCTGATGGGAGCACCCAGTAGTACTCCTGGTTCTACGAATAAAGACGATTATCTGATGATCAAACCCCAGTATGCTCTGTCGTACAACAACAGCAAAGGCACCGCAAATTGGGTAAGTTGGCAGTTGAATGCTTCCTGGATAGGAGATGTGGATCGATGTAGCAGTTTTCGTCCAGACCCTACTTTGCCCAGTGACTTTAAAGTTGTCCTGCCCAGTGATTACACCAACAGTGGATTTAGTCGAGGACATCTGGCTCGTTCCCGCGATCGCTCCGCCAGCCCCACCGACAACTGTGCCACATTTTTGATGACCAACATTGTTCCCCAAACTCAGGACAATAACGAAGGCCCGTGGCTGGAACTAGAAAATCTGGCAAAAGAGTTAGCCGAGTCTGGTAAAGAGCTTTACATCATTGCGGGGCCTTTGGGGGAAGGAGCAACAGGTCTGAAGGGTACTAAAACGAAGATTGGCAAACACGAAGTGACGGTGCCCAGTAGTCTCTGGAAAATTGTCGTAGTTTTAGATAAACCTGGATTAGGAGTAAAAGGGGTGACAGCCAATACTCGCGTGATTGCCGTCAATATACCGAATCAACTGGGCATCAAGACGAATAGCTACAAAGATTACCTGACTACCGTTAAGGAGTTGGAGAAACTGACAGGCTATAACTTCCTCTCAGAGGTTCCCAGCCAAATTCAAGATATCATCGAAGTCCGGCAAGACGGAGCTTAG
- a CDS encoding nuclease A inhibitor family protein has protein sequence MNDEISALIARLQDATTGLLWMSEIDAPLEVIHWSPSVLELTPEQLLKLTHHPLMTPVKRVAVDTFFAGATEEQDWFGEEERVIAEQYRNLVAILKQSLSNLQVYRVGEVNIDLYILGQTESGDWVGLATQAVET, from the coding sequence ATGAATGATGAGATTTCAGCGCTGATCGCCCGCTTGCAAGATGCGACAACGGGTTTACTGTGGATGAGTGAGATTGACGCGCCTCTAGAGGTGATTCACTGGTCGCCATCGGTTCTGGAACTGACGCCGGAACAGTTGCTGAAACTGACGCATCATCCCCTAATGACCCCTGTAAAGAGGGTGGCGGTAGATACTTTCTTTGCCGGAGCCACGGAAGAACAGGATTGGTTTGGGGAGGAGGAACGAGTGATCGCTGAACAATATAGGAATTTGGTGGCGATCCTCAAGCAATCCCTTTCTAATTTGCAAGTGTATCGAGTGGGAGAGGTTAATATCGATCTTTATATTCTGGGTCAGACAGAATCCGGGGATTGGGTGGGATTGGCAACTCAAGCGGTGGAAACATAA